Proteins from one Natrinema salinisoli genomic window:
- a CDS encoding sulfatase-like hydrolase/transferase, which yields MSGTAIMGDDPSIALVVLDTLRADSFDEHFDWLPGVQFTNAWSTSHWTAPAHASLFTGRYASEAGVTIKSQDFDRHTTRLPELLRDRGYRTRAFSCNVNISERLGWHHGFDEFDGGWRLRGLGENVFDWDAFIADQQSAGPERYLRAVWRCVDGDCDTTQSLKQGALMKLRDMGLKGRHRDDGAAELLEYVRDRSWNREREFLFANLMEAHRPYDPPDEYRTYPDEDPPHFDGVKATLEEPPYDPARIATAYDDAVRYLSDIYRDIYGELAAEFDYVVTLADHGEALGEYGAWEHGSGLYPPVMRVPLVVSAPGPRADHRTPDANGERATRDALVNHLDVYATLLDLAGIETDRRRGESFRPLLSRDPPALGPRSNALAEFHGISRRRRLSLEEDGYEVAPVDTERHGLATADCYYFEDLTENRTIGDCDPAALESELDRQVADLERREGLSEADLSGLESQLEELGYL from the coding sequence ATGAGCGGAACCGCGATCATGGGAGACGACCCATCCATCGCCCTCGTCGTGCTCGATACGCTGCGAGCGGATTCGTTTGACGAGCACTTCGACTGGCTACCGGGCGTGCAGTTCACGAACGCGTGGAGCACGAGCCACTGGACGGCACCGGCTCACGCTTCCTTGTTCACCGGCCGCTACGCGAGCGAAGCCGGCGTGACGATCAAATCGCAGGACTTCGACCGACACACGACTCGCCTCCCCGAACTCCTCCGCGACCGCGGCTATCGGACGCGCGCGTTCAGCTGTAACGTTAACATCTCGGAGCGGCTGGGCTGGCACCACGGGTTCGACGAGTTCGACGGCGGCTGGCGGCTCCGCGGCCTCGGCGAGAACGTCTTCGACTGGGACGCCTTCATCGCCGACCAGCAGTCCGCGGGGCCGGAGCGGTACCTCCGGGCCGTCTGGCGGTGTGTCGACGGCGACTGCGACACGACCCAATCGCTGAAACAGGGGGCCCTGATGAAGCTCCGAGATATGGGGCTCAAGGGACGCCACCGCGACGACGGCGCGGCGGAACTGCTCGAGTACGTCCGCGACCGGTCGTGGAACCGCGAGCGCGAGTTCCTCTTTGCGAACCTCATGGAGGCCCACCGGCCGTACGACCCGCCGGACGAGTACCGCACCTATCCAGACGAGGACCCCCCGCATTTCGACGGCGTGAAAGCCACGCTCGAGGAGCCGCCGTACGATCCGGCGCGGATCGCGACCGCGTACGACGACGCCGTGCGGTATCTGTCGGACATCTACCGCGACATCTACGGGGAACTCGCCGCCGAGTTCGACTACGTCGTCACGCTGGCCGATCACGGCGAAGCCCTCGGCGAGTACGGCGCGTGGGAACACGGCAGCGGGCTCTACCCGCCCGTCATGAGGGTCCCGCTCGTCGTCTCCGCACCCGGACCGCGCGCCGACCATCGGACGCCCGATGCGAACGGGGAGCGAGCGACGCGGGACGCCCTCGTGAACCACCTCGACGTCTACGCGACGCTGCTCGACCTCGCCGGTATCGAGACGGACCGTCGTCGCGGCGAATCGTTCCGACCGCTACTCTCGAGGGACCCGCCCGCGCTGGGGCCGCGATCGAACGCGCTCGCGGAGTTTCACGGGATCTCCAGACGGCGGCGGCTCTCGCTCGAGGAGGACGGCTACGAGGTCGCCCCGGTCGATACCGAACGGCACGGGCTCGCGACGGCCGACTGTTACTACTTCGAAGATCTGACCGAGAACCGGACGATCGGCGACTGCGATCCGGCGGCCCTCGAGTCGGAGCTGGATCGACAGGTCGCCGACCTCGAGCGGCGCGAGGGGCTCTCAGAGGCGGATCTCTCCGGGCTCGAATCTCAGCTCGAGGAGCTGGGGTATCTGTGA
- the glpK gene encoding glycerol kinase GlpK, translating into MTDNTYVGAVDQGTTGTRFIVFDHEGQVVANAYEKHEQIYPEPGWVEHDPMEIWENTKDVIQQALGQAGVSPDQLEAIGVTNQRETTLLWDADSGRPVHNAIVWQDRRTTDRVEQLEADDLVETIRDKTGLEADAYFSATKAEWLLDNADPIKLERSRPEDIRDRAEKGEVLFGTIDTWLIYNLTGNHITEVTNASRTMLYNIHDLAWDDELLAEFDIPREMLPEVRPSSDDATYGSTDPDGFLESEVPVAGALGDQQAALFGQTCFDAGDAKNTYGTGSFFLMNTGNEAVESDHGLLTTIGFQRSGEDVQYALEGSIFITGAAIEWLEDMTLIDDPAQTAELARSVDSTDGVYVVPAFTGLGAPHWDQRARGTIVGMTRGTRKEHVVRATLESIAYQTRDVAEAMEADSGIEMRSLKVDGGAVKNNFLCQLQSDIIGSDIVRPVVDETTALGSAYAAGLAVGYWSNPDELRSNWQVDAEFEPKMDPGKADRRYDRWSDAVERSRDWAQDTEE; encoded by the coding sequence ATGACAGACAATACCTACGTCGGTGCGGTCGACCAGGGAACGACGGGGACCCGCTTCATCGTGTTCGATCACGAGGGGCAGGTCGTCGCGAACGCCTACGAGAAACACGAACAGATCTACCCGGAACCGGGCTGGGTCGAGCACGACCCGATGGAGATCTGGGAGAACACCAAAGACGTCATTCAGCAGGCGCTCGGACAGGCGGGCGTTAGCCCCGACCAGCTCGAGGCCATCGGCGTAACCAACCAGCGAGAGACTACGCTGCTCTGGGACGCCGATTCGGGCCGCCCGGTCCACAACGCCATCGTCTGGCAGGACCGGCGGACGACAGACCGCGTCGAGCAACTCGAGGCGGACGATCTCGTCGAGACGATTCGCGACAAGACCGGGCTCGAGGCCGACGCCTACTTCTCGGCGACGAAAGCGGAATGGCTGCTCGACAACGCCGACCCGATCAAGCTGGAACGCTCCCGGCCCGAGGACATCCGCGACCGCGCGGAGAAGGGCGAAGTCCTCTTCGGCACCATCGACACGTGGCTGATCTACAACCTCACGGGCAACCACATCACCGAGGTCACGAACGCCTCGCGGACGATGCTGTACAACATCCACGACCTCGCATGGGACGACGAGCTCCTCGCGGAGTTCGACATCCCCAGGGAGATGTTGCCCGAGGTTCGCCCGTCCAGCGACGACGCGACGTACGGCTCGACCGATCCCGACGGCTTCCTCGAGAGCGAAGTTCCGGTCGCAGGCGCGCTGGGCGACCAGCAGGCGGCCCTGTTCGGCCAGACCTGTTTCGACGCCGGCGACGCGAAGAACACCTACGGCACCGGCTCCTTCTTCCTGATGAACACCGGGAACGAGGCCGTCGAGAGCGACCACGGGCTGCTGACGACGATCGGCTTCCAGCGCTCGGGCGAAGACGTGCAGTACGCGCTCGAGGGGTCGATCTTCATCACCGGCGCGGCGATCGAGTGGCTCGAGGACATGACGCTGATCGACGATCCCGCCCAGACGGCGGAACTGGCCCGCAGCGTCGACTCGACGGACGGCGTCTACGTCGTCCCCGCCTTCACCGGACTGGGTGCGCCCCACTGGGATCAGCGCGCACGCGGGACCATCGTCGGGATGACTCGCGGCACGCGGAAGGAACACGTTGTTCGCGCGACCCTCGAGTCGATCGCCTACCAGACGCGCGACGTCGCGGAGGCGATGGAGGCGGACTCGGGAATCGAGATGCGATCGCTGAAGGTCGACGGCGGGGCGGTCAAGAACAACTTCCTCTGTCAGCTCCAGTCCGACATCATCGGGTCGGACATCGTCCGCCCGGTCGTCGACGAGACGACGGCGCTGGGATCGGCCTACGCGGCCGGCCTCGCCGTCGGCTACTGGAGCAACCCAGACGAGCTGCGGAGCAACTGGCAGGTCGACGCGGAGTTCGAGCCGAAGATGGATCCCGGGAAGGCCGACCGGCGCTACGACCGCTGGAGCGACGCCGTCGAGCGATCGCGCGACTGGGCGCAGGACACGGAGGAATAA
- a CDS encoding oligosaccharide flippase family protein produces the protein MSDATSVSLGGETVKATAAKFTMAAIGFLGTIVFARALGPTGFGGYYLLFSLVKIADRAVNGWGTAVKKRYSEADAPSGELIGSQGLFTLVWMALAVAAAVVASSRLVSYTGLPEAPILFVLLLFAVTLFEPLDLIVQARGRVGASMWTDTLRSVLTFPIQLGLIVLGFGAAGMAYGLAAATFLTVPVLWYFIRTRPVAPTRETVANLWSYARYSIPNSFLGQAYDRFDIILLGYLLAPAAAGHYEVALKLTVPATFVTMAASSGLMARVSRRHSEGETLGTDVSNTLSFTSIIAIPMFFGAVAMPERLVVTLFGSEYAAAATLLVGLAAYQIAKTQAGVLTSVLYGIDRPDINTRISALTLAINVALGVALTLAYGAIGVVVATVVAETLRYALSAVVVKRELSTVVLFPRTLGEQLAAGLVMFAVIVPLERAATIDHWYQLLAIVALGAAVYGLTLAAISRKLRVTIRGVVRSSRLELW, from the coding sequence ATGAGTGATGCGACGTCGGTCAGTCTCGGCGGCGAGACGGTCAAGGCGACGGCCGCGAAGTTCACGATGGCCGCGATCGGGTTCCTCGGAACGATCGTCTTCGCGCGGGCGCTCGGGCCGACCGGGTTCGGCGGCTACTACCTCCTCTTCTCGCTGGTGAAGATCGCGGACCGGGCGGTCAACGGGTGGGGAACGGCGGTCAAAAAACGCTACTCGGAAGCCGACGCCCCGTCGGGAGAGCTGATCGGCAGCCAGGGCCTGTTCACGCTGGTGTGGATGGCACTCGCCGTCGCCGCGGCTGTCGTCGCGTCGAGCCGGCTCGTCTCCTACACGGGGCTCCCCGAAGCGCCGATACTGTTCGTCCTCTTGCTGTTCGCGGTCACGCTCTTCGAACCGCTCGATCTGATCGTCCAGGCGCGCGGCCGCGTCGGGGCCTCGATGTGGACCGACACGCTTCGATCGGTGCTCACCTTCCCGATCCAGCTGGGCCTGATCGTGCTCGGGTTCGGCGCGGCGGGAATGGCGTACGGCCTCGCCGCCGCGACGTTCCTGACGGTTCCGGTCCTCTGGTACTTCATTCGAACGCGGCCGGTCGCTCCGACCCGGGAGACCGTCGCGAACCTCTGGTCGTACGCCAGATACAGCATTCCGAACTCGTTTCTCGGGCAGGCCTACGACCGCTTCGACATCATCCTGCTCGGCTACCTGCTTGCACCCGCCGCCGCCGGCCATTACGAAGTCGCGCTCAAACTCACGGTCCCGGCGACGTTCGTGACGATGGCCGCCTCGAGCGGGCTGATGGCTCGCGTGAGCCGCCGTCACAGCGAGGGCGAGACGCTCGGGACCGACGTCTCGAACACACTCTCGTTTACGAGCATCATCGCGATCCCGATGTTCTTCGGGGCCGTCGCGATGCCGGAACGACTCGTCGTGACGCTCTTCGGGTCGGAGTACGCCGCCGCCGCGACGCTCCTCGTCGGACTCGCGGCGTACCAGATCGCGAAGACCCAGGCCGGCGTGCTCACGAGCGTGCTCTACGGGATCGACCGGCCGGACATCAACACGCGGATCTCGGCGCTCACGCTAGCGATCAACGTCGCCCTCGGCGTCGCGCTGACGCTCGCCTACGGCGCGATCGGCGTCGTCGTCGCGACGGTCGTCGCGGAAACCCTCCGCTACGCTCTCTCCGCCGTCGTTGTCAAACGCGAGCTGTCGACGGTCGTCCTGTTCCCGCGGACGCTCGGCGAACAGCTCGCGGCCGGGCTCGTGATGTTCGCGGTCATCGTCCCGCTGGAGCGCGCTGCCACCATCGACCACTGGTATCAGCTCCTCGCGATCGTCGCGCTGGGTGCGGCGGTGTACGGCCTCACGCTGGCGGCTATCAGCCGAAAACTCCGCGTCACGATCAGGGGCGTCGTCCGCAGTTCGCGACTCGAGCTGTGGTGA
- a CDS encoding alkaline phosphatase family protein → MTVVVLALDALDAGLVDHFDLDAVRLESGGEIETFANTQAVPYTPEVWATVATGLEPAEHGITGGGTSEWANPALDLASVVTGRLDESTRGTLGKLVRSRTGTRERIGETDRESMFDADDAVVHNWPGVHDGRPLQRAWDLMNAVAEGMPRHEFERELFGLCAQQFGWAREMLAHPVSIAGVHVHTLDAAGHAYADDEAALGRAYARVGEFVEEIVAALGEDDDLLVVSDHGMRAAFYPPDAGEKPASHSWRAYASSTADTCPDSVYDVRQWVEERAVDSDTGATGPDEDIDMPTERLRELGYLD, encoded by the coding sequence ATGACGGTCGTCGTCCTCGCGCTCGACGCGCTCGATGCCGGGTTGGTCGATCACTTCGACCTCGACGCCGTCCGTCTCGAGTCGGGCGGCGAGATCGAGACGTTCGCGAACACGCAGGCCGTCCCGTACACGCCGGAAGTCTGGGCGACCGTCGCGACCGGGCTCGAGCCGGCCGAACACGGGATCACCGGCGGCGGCACCAGCGAGTGGGCGAACCCCGCGCTCGACCTCGCGTCGGTTGTCACCGGTCGCCTCGACGAATCCACCCGCGGGACGCTCGGGAAACTCGTTCGATCGCGGACCGGCACGCGCGAGCGCATCGGTGAGACGGACCGCGAGTCGATGTTCGACGCCGACGACGCGGTCGTCCACAACTGGCCGGGCGTCCACGACGGCCGGCCGCTCCAGCGCGCCTGGGACCTGATGAACGCCGTGGCGGAGGGGATGCCCCGCCACGAGTTCGAGCGCGAACTGTTCGGGCTCTGCGCCCAGCAGTTCGGCTGGGCTCGCGAGATGCTCGCCCACCCGGTCTCGATCGCCGGCGTTCACGTCCACACGCTGGACGCGGCGGGCCACGCCTACGCCGACGACGAGGCCGCACTGGGTCGCGCCTACGCCCGCGTCGGCGAGTTCGTCGAGGAGATCGTCGCCGCCCTCGGCGAGGACGACGATCTCCTCGTCGTCAGCGATCACGGCATGCGCGCCGCGTTCTACCCGCCCGACGCGGGCGAGAAGCCGGCGAGCCACTCCTGGCGCGCGTACGCGAGTTCGACGGCCGACACCTGTCCGGACTCGGTCTACGACGTGCGACAATGGGTGGAAGAACGCGCGGTGGACTCGGACACGGGCGCGACCGGCCCCGACGAGGATATCGACATGCCGACCGAACGGTTGCGCGAACTCGGCTATCTCGACTGA
- a CDS encoding polysaccharide pyruvyl transferase family protein — translation MRILLLRTWTTNIGNGFIDYGARAMLEKAFPDAEIVETGGYPNHASDTAALWGGTRKLARMTGYDRSTYESPTHPLRRNTVNISELIDADLAVLPGCVLSRPTFRKYFDTLRQLRERDVPIVVVGGGGEKYDEDERRYVEAVFDALDIDVLLTRDRTAYEEYGDLVEYLYDGIDCSLFLGDRHQPPEANRPFDVHTFDKGEEPDIGSSRTVIRPDHAPFDEPFHFPVGERARELVGLETPLFEAENAFVSDLVTDYLFLYANAEVVRSDRIHACLPALTYGNRAQFYFETPRANLFDRVPIDGDVTSEPVRFDMDALEREKDAQVEALEEGIATVL, via the coding sequence ATGCGAATCCTGCTTCTGCGGACGTGGACGACGAACATCGGGAACGGCTTCATCGACTACGGGGCGAGGGCGATGCTCGAGAAAGCCTTCCCCGACGCGGAGATCGTCGAAACGGGCGGCTATCCCAACCACGCGTCGGACACCGCGGCGCTGTGGGGCGGCACCCGGAAGCTCGCGCGGATGACGGGCTACGATCGATCCACCTACGAATCGCCGACGCACCCGCTTCGACGGAACACGGTGAATATAAGCGAGCTGATCGACGCCGATCTGGCCGTCCTCCCGGGCTGTGTCCTCTCCAGACCGACGTTCCGGAAGTACTTCGACACGCTCCGTCAACTCAGGGAGCGGGACGTTCCGATCGTCGTCGTCGGCGGGGGCGGCGAGAAGTACGACGAGGACGAGCGCCGGTACGTCGAGGCCGTGTTCGACGCGCTCGACATCGACGTCCTGCTCACGCGAGATCGAACCGCCTACGAGGAGTATGGCGACCTCGTCGAATACCTGTACGACGGCATCGACTGCTCGCTGTTTCTGGGCGACCGCCACCAGCCGCCCGAGGCGAATCGGCCGTTCGACGTCCACACGTTCGACAAAGGAGAGGAGCCCGACATCGGGAGCTCGCGGACGGTCATCCGACCCGATCACGCCCCCTTCGACGAACCGTTCCACTTCCCGGTCGGCGAACGGGCGCGGGAACTGGTGGGCCTCGAGACGCCGCTGTTCGAGGCCGAAAACGCCTTCGTCTCCGATCTCGTGACCGATTACCTCTTCCTCTACGCCAACGCGGAGGTGGTGCGGTCAGACCGGATCCACGCCTGTCTCCCGGCCCTGACCTACGGCAACAGGGCGCAGTTCTACTTCGAGACGCCGCGAGCGAACCTGTTCGACCGTGTTCCGATCGACGGCGACGTCACGAGCGAGCCGGTCCGGTTCGATATGGACGCCCTCGAGCGCGAGAAGGACGCACAGGTCGAGGCGCTCGAAGAAGGGATCGCAACGGTGCTGTAA
- a CDS encoding cyclase family protein translates to MSGHDHDHGTDPSDESSADRRNFMRGCGAAAAMAVAGLGVDSVAATEADLDALLDDLPDNWDRWGEDDELGALNLLGSEEAFAGMKAAMQRGPTGIERFTLQTPMTGEAIDALVGEGDAPTTDTGDPMFPGRTPARRDNAADARTAEPYPGGMQFSDDRFVTEFFLHGTTHMDALGHGWYGDEVYNGRDESVTAASKEFDHAVPGCVDGEAGEVNETHGHSAIDISPLADAGVAGRGVLLDVGRARGDDCDRLPLGAEVTLEDLRATAKAQGVELRERDIILLRTGSIERVTDPDTEWDPLNEPGLVFSEDLIRWVHDMEIPMIGADNVAVEKVTQSVGDHTFVLPLHGALLRDLGVSLNEILWLEELATQCADDGIYDFLLTSAPLHVERATGGPVNPVVLKATKPKKKRS, encoded by the coding sequence ATGTCTGGACACGACCACGATCACGGGACCGATCCGAGCGACGAGTCGAGCGCCGACCGACGAAACTTCATGCGAGGTTGCGGAGCGGCCGCGGCGATGGCCGTGGCCGGACTGGGCGTCGACTCCGTCGCTGCGACGGAGGCGGATCTCGACGCGCTCCTCGACGATCTGCCGGACAACTGGGATCGATGGGGCGAGGACGACGAACTCGGCGCGCTCAACCTGCTGGGCAGCGAGGAGGCGTTCGCGGGAATGAAAGCGGCGATGCAGCGCGGTCCGACGGGGATCGAGCGGTTTACCCTCCAGACCCCGATGACCGGCGAGGCGATCGACGCCCTCGTGGGGGAGGGCGACGCGCCGACGACGGACACCGGCGATCCGATGTTCCCGGGCCGGACGCCGGCCCGTCGCGACAACGCTGCGGACGCGCGGACCGCCGAACCGTATCCGGGCGGCATGCAGTTCTCCGACGACCGGTTCGTCACGGAGTTCTTCCTCCACGGGACGACCCACATGGACGCCCTCGGTCACGGCTGGTACGGCGACGAGGTGTACAACGGCCGCGACGAGTCGGTCACGGCGGCCTCGAAGGAGTTCGACCACGCGGTCCCCGGCTGCGTAGACGGGGAAGCCGGCGAGGTGAACGAGACCCACGGCCACTCGGCCATCGACATCTCCCCGCTGGCCGACGCCGGCGTCGCGGGTCGCGGCGTGTTGCTCGACGTCGGCCGCGCGCGCGGCGACGACTGCGACCGGCTCCCGCTCGGCGCGGAAGTGACGCTCGAGGATCTCAGAGCAACGGCGAAGGCCCAGGGAGTCGAACTCCGGGAGCGAGATATCATCCTCCTCCGGACCGGATCGATCGAACGTGTCACCGACCCCGACACGGAGTGGGATCCGCTGAACGAGCCCGGACTGGTCTTCAGCGAGGACCTGATCCGCTGGGTCCACGACATGGAGATCCCGATGATCGGCGCGGACAACGTCGCCGTCGAGAAGGTGACCCAGTCCGTCGGCGACCACACGTTCGTACTCCCGCTGCACGGCGCGCTCCTGCGGGATCTGGGTGTGTCGCTCAACGAGATCCTGTGGCTCGAGGAGCTCGCGACACAGTGTGCCGACGACGGGATCTACGACTTCCTCCTGACCTCGGCACCGCTGCACGTCGAGCGGGCCACGGGCGGGCCGGTCAATCCCGTCGTGCTCAAGGCGACGAAACCGAAGAAGAAGCGGTCCTGA
- a CDS encoding DICT sensory domain-containing protein: MTLRSFIDDVGSHDRRIAVVNDDTTGPLEQMLVDTFENQPIDVESGVTIPSGSDLDPEIDAALESEGDTALLFEGGTPVAASPMLELYDSILAINSDLFVTGARGVGEIELPDVLANLDETRLQLCGYPLSDKEKLLLILVSRYIEQRAWTAGSGTLRSAFQRLSRIGDEIGTREVYAEIAETDVDTHVYGIDDGTTVDLDVTIHTGTSEEYRDGWFVVYQPDDAATSAEDPISDPIALVCLETEPRIWDGFWTYDPDRVAAIGDYIDREL; encoded by the coding sequence GTGACCCTCCGATCGTTCATCGACGACGTCGGCTCGCACGACCGGCGGATCGCCGTGGTCAACGACGATACGACGGGGCCCCTCGAGCAGATGCTCGTCGATACCTTCGAGAACCAGCCGATCGACGTCGAGTCGGGCGTGACGATCCCGTCCGGTTCGGATCTGGATCCCGAAATCGACGCCGCGCTCGAGTCGGAGGGGGATACCGCTCTCCTCTTCGAGGGCGGCACACCGGTCGCCGCCTCGCCGATGCTCGAGTTGTACGACTCCATCCTCGCGATCAACTCCGATCTGTTCGTCACCGGCGCACGCGGCGTCGGCGAGATCGAACTCCCGGACGTCCTCGCGAACCTCGACGAGACGCGACTGCAACTCTGTGGCTATCCGCTATCGGATAAGGAGAAACTCCTCCTGATACTCGTCTCGCGGTACATCGAACAACGCGCCTGGACGGCCGGGAGCGGGACGCTCAGATCGGCGTTCCAGCGGCTCTCGCGCATCGGCGACGAGATCGGGACTCGAGAGGTCTACGCCGAAATAGCGGAGACAGACGTCGATACGCACGTCTACGGGATCGACGACGGCACGACGGTAGATCTCGACGTCACGATCCACACTGGAACGAGCGAGGAGTACCGCGACGGCTGGTTCGTCGTCTACCAACCGGACGACGCCGCGACATCCGCCGAGGACCCGATCAGCGACCCCATCGCGCTTGTCTGCCTCGAGACCGAACCGCGCATCTGGGACGGCTTCTGGACGTACGATCCCGACCGCGTCGCCGCGATCGGGGACTATATCGACCGAGAGCTGTAG
- a CDS encoding HAD-IIB family hydrolase, which produces MTADPPLVLDIDGTLTRPQGWGIDPRVFDPLREWEAPVVVATGKAFPYPVALCHFVGIPELVVAENGGVVYTGDDVFFTADREAARAVTEEYRAAGYDLGWGPEDTVNRWRETEIAVNLEQPIDPLREIAATHGLEVIDTGYAYHVKDADPNKGEGIETIADHVDVDLADCVAVGDSINDVSTFEAVGRSFAVANADEAAKAAADEVLEEVHADGTLAVLERVRNGGA; this is translated from the coding sequence ATGACCGCCGATCCGCCGCTCGTCCTCGACATCGACGGCACGCTGACCCGCCCGCAGGGCTGGGGTATCGATCCCCGCGTCTTCGACCCCCTCCGCGAGTGGGAGGCACCCGTCGTGGTCGCCACTGGGAAGGCGTTCCCCTATCCGGTCGCCCTCTGTCACTTCGTCGGGATTCCCGAACTCGTCGTCGCCGAAAACGGCGGCGTCGTCTACACCGGCGACGACGTCTTCTTCACCGCCGATCGGGAGGCCGCTCGGGCCGTCACCGAGGAGTACCGCGCCGCCGGCTACGACCTCGGTTGGGGCCCCGAGGACACGGTCAATCGCTGGCGCGAAACCGAGATCGCCGTCAACCTCGAGCAACCGATCGATCCGCTGCGCGAGATCGCAGCGACCCACGGCCTCGAGGTGATCGACACCGGCTACGCCTACCACGTCAAAGACGCGGACCCGAACAAGGGCGAGGGAATCGAGACGATCGCCGACCACGTCGACGTCGACCTCGCGGACTGCGTCGCCGTCGGCGACTCGATCAACGACGTCTCGACGTTCGAGGCCGTCGGTCGGAGCTTCGCCGTCGCCAACGCCGACGAGGCCGCGAAAGCGGCCGCCGACGAAGTGCTCGAGGAGGTCCACGCCGACGGGACGCTCGCCGTGCTCGAGCGGGTCCGAAACGGTGGGGCGTAA
- the twy1 gene encoding 4-demethylwyosine synthase TYW1, whose product MSDSANPGRDGASGDAADDDGGGPAQVSSPDYHSENHTAAQTCGWTANAMRGEGKCYKNIFYGIESHRCIQMTPVVRCNERCVFCWRDHKGHSYEMDDVQWDDPEAVVDASIKLQKKLLSGFGGNEEVPREVFEQAMEPRHVAISLDGEPTLYPYLPELIEAFHDRDITTFLVSNGTRPEMLRDCDPTQLYVSVDAPERHTFDEVVGAMEDDAWENLLETMHVLAEKEDTRTVLRTTLVKGENMRNPDWYAGFYQQADPDFIELKAYMHVGHSRGRLDRTAMPDHEEVVEFAEDVREHMPEFEEVMGVPASRVALISKTSDTWVPKLQKGSEFWERDPVTGD is encoded by the coding sequence ATGAGCGACTCCGCGAATCCCGGGCGCGACGGAGCGAGCGGCGACGCCGCCGATGACGACGGCGGCGGGCCGGCACAGGTCTCGAGTCCGGACTACCACAGCGAGAACCACACGGCCGCCCAGACCTGCGGCTGGACGGCCAACGCCATGCGCGGCGAGGGGAAGTGTTACAAGAACATTTTCTACGGGATCGAGTCCCACCGCTGCATCCAGATGACGCCGGTCGTCCGCTGTAACGAGCGCTGTGTCTTCTGCTGGCGCGATCACAAGGGCCACTCCTACGAGATGGACGACGTCCAGTGGGACGACCCCGAAGCGGTCGTCGACGCCTCCATCAAACTCCAGAAGAAGCTCCTCTCGGGCTTCGGCGGCAACGAGGAGGTTCCCCGGGAGGTGTTCGAACAGGCCATGGAACCCCGCCACGTCGCCATCTCGCTGGACGGCGAGCCGACGCTGTACCCCTACCTTCCCGAACTCATCGAGGCCTTCCACGACCGCGACATCACTACCTTCCTCGTCTCGAACGGCACCCGCCCGGAGATGCTCCGGGACTGCGACCCGACCCAGCTCTACGTCAGCGTCGACGCCCCCGAGCGCCACACCTTCGACGAGGTCGTCGGCGCGATGGAGGACGACGCCTGGGAGAACCTCCTCGAGACGATGCACGTCCTCGCCGAGAAAGAGGACACTCGCACCGTGCTTCGCACCACGCTCGTCAAGGGCGAGAACATGCGGAATCCCGACTGGTACGCCGGGTTCTACCAGCAGGCGGATCCGGACTTCATCGAACTGAAGGCGTACATGCACGTCGGCCACTCGCGGGGCCGCCTCGATCGGACCGCGATGCCCGACCACGAGGAGGTCGTTGAGTTCGCCGAGGACGTTCGGGAACACATGCCCGAGTTCGAGGAAGTGATGGGCGTGCCGGCCTCCCGCGTAGCCCTCATCTCGAAGACCAGCGACACGTGGGTTCCGAAGCTGCAGAAGGGGAGCGAGTTCTGGGAGCGCGATCCGGTCACGGGCGACTGA